The genomic region TCGGCCACGAGTGCACGGCAATGGTCGACGAGTTCGACCTCGGCTACGTCATCACGTCAGTCGTGCCCACCGAGGCGCGTACGATCCCCGGCGACCTGCCGGCGACAGTCATCGACAAGCAGACCGGCACTGTCACCACCTGGCCCCGGGTGCCGAGCGATGTGGTGGCGGAGATGTACCGCCGCAGCCAACCCACCGGCACTGTCGCTCCCCGCACTGTCGACCCGTCGAGCCTGCTGGCCAGGGAGATTCATCGGATCCCCGCCCCGAACACAGTGGCGCACCTGACCGTCGATGGTCGCATCTGGACGGCCCAGGGCGTCAAGGGCGACGTACCGCTGAACCATCACCCGCTGATCCGCACCTATCTGGACGCCCAGCCTCCCGGCGAGCTTGTCCGTGGCGCCGAGGCACATGCCGAGCTGATCGTGGTCTCCGACGTCCTGCACGAGTACGACCACCGACGAGCCGCCGAGGGCATCGCGCCGATGGGTCGTGGCGAGGCGGCAGCACTGCTCGGCGGCGCGCGGTTCGAGATCTTCCGGATCCGTGAACCGGGCGACCCGGCTGGTGGCCCCGCCGACCGGCCCTGCGATTCGTGCCTCGCCTTCCTGGTGCGCGCGAACGTGTTGCCGGATTCGGCACGGGGTTACATCGAAACCTGGCTGGCACCGGCGGCACCGGACCCTGATCCGGGGCGTTTCCCGCCGGAGGTCGCCAACGCGCTCGTCGCCGCCGGGTGGCGACCGCACATCGGGGACCAGATCATGGCTGCCGCCGCCGTCCGGGACATCACCGCCGTGTCGGGGCAGGTCCATCGACACGAGGTCTTTCCCGCCGCCGTGGAGGCGATCACCACGTTTCCCAGCCTCGTCGGCGCTCGCCGCGGCCGGGGCGAGCAGGTGTGGATCTCCCGCTTCGACATCCGTCCGCACACCATGGCGCACACCGCCGACACCCTCGCCGACTTCGGCAGGGTGCTCGGCGTACGACTGTTTCCGCTCGGCACCGAGCAGCAGGACAGCATCCTGGCGGTCGACGAGCGCGGCCGGGTCTTCGCGCTGGACCAGGCAGGCGAGTGGTTTCTCGGCGACACCGTCGACGCCGCGTTCACCACACTGCTGCTCGGCCGCGCGCCTGCCCGGGTCCGCGACGACGGCACCTGGCAGGCCGACTGACGCGCGAGGCGGCCAGCCGCACGAGGTGACCCCGGGTCGACGGAAACAGTCGCAACAGGCCTTGTCTGCCGCGAATTCAGTAGCGAAGATGGCAGGCAGATTGCGATAACCGCCGTAGACCGCACCCGGCCCCCTCGGAGAGACCGCCATGAGTGACCAGCAGCAGCTGCGCAACTTCGTCAACGGCTCCTACGTCGAACCGGCCGACGGCGGGTACGCCGACCTGATCGACCCGTGTACCGGTGAGGTGTTCGCCCAGGCGCCCGTCTCCGGCGCCGCCGACGTGGACGCGGCGATGACCGCCGCCGCCACCGCCTTCGAGAGCTGGCGGGAGGTCACCCCTGCCGAGCGGCAGCGGGCGATGCTCAAGCTCGCCGACGCCGTGGAGGCCCGCGCGGCCGAACTGGTCGACGCGGAGGTCCGCAACACCGGCAAGCCGCGCCAGCTCACCGCCGACGAGGAACTGCCGCCCGCTGTGGACCAGTTCCGCTTCTTCGCCGGGGCGGCCCGACTGTTGGAGGGCCGGTCGGCCGGCGAGTACCTGGCGGGGCACACCTCGTACGTGCGGCGCGAGCCGATCGGCGTGTGCGCCCAGGTCACGCCCTGGAACTACCCGCTGATGATGGCGGTCTGGAAGATCGCCCCGGCGCTCGCCGCCGGCAACACTGTGGTCCTCAAGCCATCGGACACCACGCCGGTGTCGACGCTGCTGCTCGCCGAGATCGCCGCCGAGTTCTTCCCGCCGGGGGTGTTCAACGTGGTCTGCGGCGATCGAGACACCGGTCGTACTCTCGTGTCGCACCCGACCCCGCAGCTGGTGTCGATCACCGGCTCGACCCGCGCGGGCATGGAGGTCGCCGCCGCGGCGGCACCCGACCTGAAGCGCACCCACCTGGAGCTGGGCGGCAAGGCCCCGGTGGTGATCTTCGACGACGCCGATGTGGCGGCGGCGGCCGAGGCCATCGCGATGGGCGGCTACTTCAACGCGGGGCAGGACTGCACGGCGGCGACCCGGGTGCTGGCCGGGCCGGGCATCCACGACGACTTCGTGGCAGCGCTCGCCGAGCAGGCCCGCAACACCAGGACGGGCGCCCCGGACGACGCCGACGTGCTCTACGGCCCGCTGAACAACGCCAACCAGCTCGCCCGCGTCAGCGGCTTCGTCGACCGGCTGCCGGACCACGCGGCGATCCAGACCGGCGGGTCCCAGCAGGGCGAGCGCGGCTACTTCTACGCGCCGACAGTCGTCTCCGGGTTGCGCCAGGCCGACGAGATCATCCAGGACGAGGTGTTCGGGCCGGTCATCACCGTGCAGCGCTTCACCGACGAGGACGAGGCGGTGCGCTGGGCGAACGGCGTCGACTACGGCCTGTCCGCGTCGGTGTGGACGCGGGACCACGGCCGGGCGATGCGGATGACCCGACGGCTGGACTTCGGCTGCGTCTGGGTGAACACGCACATCCCGTTCGTCTCGGAGATGCCGCACGGCGGCTTCAAGCACTCCGGGCACGGCAAGGACCTCTCGGTCTACAGCCTGGAGGACTACACCCGGATCAAGCACGTCATGCACAACATCGAGGGCTGATGACATCCTCCGAGGATCTGCACAAGCGGCGCGGCAGTGCCGTCGCGCGGGGCGTCGGCAGCGTCATTCCGTCCTACGTGGACCACGCGGCGGGCGGGACGTTCACCGACGTCGACGGGCGGGAGTGGATCGACTTCGCCGCCGGCATCGCTGTGACGAGCGTCGGCAACGCCGCACCGAAGGTCGTCGAGGCGGTCCGAGCGCAGGTCGAGCGGTTCACCCACACCTGCTTCATGGTCGCGCCGTACGAGTCGTACGTGACGGTGTGCGAGCAGCTCAACGCGTTGACGCCGGGCGGCTTCGAGAAACGTTCGGCGCTGTTCAACTCCGGTGCCGAGGCTGTGGAGAACGCCGTCAAGATCGCACGGCACGCCACCGGGCGGCCGGCGGTGGTGGTGTTCGACCACGCGTACCACGGCCGGACCAACCTGACCATGGCGTTGACCGCGAAGAACATGCCGTACAAGCACCGGTTCGGGCCGTTCGCCGGGGAGATCTACCGGGTGCCGATGTCGTACCCCCTGCGCGACGGCGGGCTCTCCGGGACCGAGGCGGCGGCGCGGGCCCTCGAGATGGTCGAGAAGCAGGTCGGGGCCGAGAACGTCGCCGCGCTGCTGATCGAGCCCATCCAAGGTGAGGGTGGTTTCGTGGTGCCCGCGCCCGGTTTCCTGCCGGCGCTACGCGCCTGGGCCACGGCCGCCGGTGTGGTGTTCGTGGCCGACGAGATCCAGACCGGCTTCTGCCGGACGGGCGACTGGTTCGCCTGCGAACACGAGGGCGTCGAGCCCGACCTCGTCACGCTGGCCAAGGGCATCGCCGGTGGCCTGCCGCTGGCCGCCGTGACCGGCCGGGCCGAGCTGATGGACGCGGTGCACGTCGGTGGGCTCGGCGGCACGTACGGCGGCAACCCGATCGCCTGCGCCGCCGCGCTGGCCACCATCGACACCATGCACGAGCTGGACCTGGCCGGCGCCGCCCGCCGGATCGAGTCGGTGCTGGTCCCCCGGTTACGGGCCATCGCCGAGCGGGATCCCCGCATCGCCGAGGTACGCGGGCGGGGCGCGATGCTCGCCATCGAGCTGGTCCAACCGGGCACGCTCACCCCCGACCCGGTCGCCACGGCGGCGATCTCGGCCGCCTGCCACGCCGCCGGCCTGCTCACCCTGACCTGCGGCACGTACGGCAACGTGCTGCGCTTTCTGCCCCCACTGGTGATCTCCGACGATCACCTCGTCCGGGCAGCCGACATCCTCGACGCAGCGTTTACCTGAGGTGTAAGGAAGGGCACCTTCTTAACGCCTGGTGCATAAGAAGGTGCCCTTCCTAACGCGTCAGCGCAGCACCGCGACCGTATTCCGGCGGACCAGGTTCTTGCCCGGCTCGCGGATCTGGTCCATCGCGGCGCTGTTGAGCAGCACGCAACTGCCCGACGGGCCGGTCACCGTCACAGTGGTCGCCCGGTTGTTGTCCAGGTTCGTCACCCGCAGCCGCGTACCCACCGGGAACCGGTCACTTGTCGCCGCCGGCGCGGCAGCCTCCTCGAAGAAGGTGATCGCACCCGAGCACACCGAGCCGGGTGCCGGTCCGGACGCGGCGGGAGACGCCGCCCCGGGCCGTACCGTGTCGGCTGGCGGCGCGGCGGCTGGCGGCGCGGCGCCGTCGAGCCGTTCCACGACGTTGCGGCGGATCACGTTCTTGCCCGGCTCGCGGACCAGGTCCATGGCGGCGGCGTTGAGGAGAACGCAACTGCCTGACGGGCCGCTCACCGTCACCGTTGCCGTCCGGTTGTTGTCCAGATTGGTCACCCGCAGCCGCGTACCCACCGGGAACCGGTCACTTGTCGCCGCCGGCGCGCCGGTCTCCGCCGAGAACGTGACCGACCCGGAGCAGACGGACTGCCGTGCCGGGGCGGTGCCGGCGAACCCGAACCCGGTCCCCACCGCCACACCGGCCGCGGCGAGCACCGCCACGGTCGCCGCCAGCACGTGCTTGCGCTGCACCCTCATCGCCGTCACTCCTGTCCTCGGTGGTGTTCTGCACCGACGGGTACGGACGGGAGAGCCCTACCGTTCAGCAGTCGCCGCGACGGCAAGGTCCACCGGCCCGTACCGGGTCTGCGGCGCCCCGGTCATCAGCGCCCAGTAACGGTCCCCGTACGACCAGTGCCACCACTCGGTCGGGTAGTTCACCAGCCCGGCACCTCCGAGCGCGTCCACAATGAGCTGCCGATGTCGGCGGGCGTTGGCCCCGATGGCGGGTGCGTCGGTGAAGCAGGCGTCGGCGCTGTCCTCCGGGGTGGCGTCGACGGCCGTACCGAGATCCAGCTCCACGCCGTCGACTGTGCACAGGGTCAGGTCCACCGCGCCGCCAGTCGTGTGCGGGGCCACCTCGACCGGCGAGACGAACTTGCTGGTCTCCCGGTACAGCCGCTGCGCCGGCCAGTCCGGATGCCGTCGCCGCAGCTCGTCGCGGTAACCGGTGAAGATGGACAACTGCGCCCGATACGGCCGGTAGCCCTCGATGACGAGCAGGCGTACCCCGGCGGGCAAGGCACGCTGCGCGGCCAGCAACCGGTCCGCGACACCCGCGCGCAGGTGGGCGTACGCCCCGGTGTCGTCGGCCGCACGCCCGTCCAGCCGCAGCTCCGGAAACTCGCGCAGGTCCACCAGGGGCTCGCCGTCGTCGGCGCCGGGCACCGCCGCCACCCGGGGGTCGGAGAGCAGGATCATCGGACACTCCCGGTGGTCGCGGGGCGTTCCGCATGTCGGGTACGCGCCAACGCCACCAACCGCTCCACGACCTCGCGGTAGCCGACGCCGGTCGCCGCCCACACCTTCGGGTACATGGAGTGCGCGGTGAAGCCGGGCATGGTGTTGAGCTCGTTGACGTACAGCTCGCCGGTCGTCTCGTCGTAGAGGAAGTCAACCCGGGCCAGACCCCACCCGCCGATCGCGGCGAACGCGCGCAGCGACAACTCGCGGATTCGCTCGGTCACCTCGTCGGGCAGCACCGCCGGGACGATCATCGGGTCGCTGTCGCCGAAGTACTTCTGCTGGTAGTCGAACCATCCGCCGGCCACGCGCACCTCGCCCACCGCCGATGCCTCCGGCCGCCAGCCGCCGAGCACCGCGCACTCCAACTCGCGGCCGGTGACCCCCTGCTCGACGATGACGTGCTTGTCGTGCCGCAACGCCTCCTCCACAGCGGCGGCCAGGTCGTCGCCCTCGCCGACCCGGGAGATGCCGATCGACGAACCCATGCTTGCGGGCTTGACGAACAGGGGTCGGCGCAGCCCGAGCACGAGCTTCTCCGGGTCGGCGGTCTCCCGCCAGGTGTGCGCGTCGAAGGCGACGTACGGGGTGACGGGGATTTCCTCGGCCCGCAGAGCCCGCTTCATCGCCACCTTGTTCATGCCTACGGCGGAGGCGAGGATGCCGCACCCGACGTACGGCACGTCCAGTTGCTCCAGCAGCCCCTGCACCACGCCGTCCTCGCCGAACGGGCCGTGCAGGACGGGGAAGAGCACGTCGAGTTCCGCGTGCACCGCGCCGGGGGCGTTGCCGGCGCACACCTGCACGGTCCCCGGGCGGGGGCCGGACCGCAGCTCGACAGCCGGCCCGGTCACTGTCAACCGGTCGTCGATGGCCCGCTCGGCGGCGGGCCGGTCCCGCAACTCGGCGAGCTGCGCGTCGGGCAGCAGGCGGAATCCCCCGCTGCGGGTGATGCCGATGGCGACCGTACGGTATCCGCCGCCGGCCAGCGCCCGGACCACACCAAGCGCCGAGGCGCAGGAGACCTCGTGCTCCGCCGACGGGCCACCGAACAGGATTCCGATCCGAATCGGGGCACTCATGCCGCCGCTCCTTCCACAGTCGTCAACTCCGCGAGCCTGGGCGCCGTCAACCGGGCCGCCAGCTCCGCCTCCACGTTTCCGCCGGTCAGCACCACGCCTACCGTCCGCTCCCCGAGCGCGCCGCCGGCCCGCTCTTCCCGCAGCCGGAGCGCGCCGGCCAGGCCCGCCGCCCCGGACGGCTCGACGAGCACCTTCAGCTCCATCAGCAGCAGCCGGAACGCGGCGGCGATCTGCTCGTCGTCGACACGGACGACACCGCGCAGGGCGTTCCGCAGGATCGCGAACGGCAGCTCACCCACGCAGGACGGCCGCAGTCCGTCGGCGATGGTGGCGGCTGGCGGGACCGGAATCCGCTCGCCTGCGGACAGGCTGCGCGCCAGCGAGTCACAGCCGACCGGCTCGACGCCGTACACAGTGATGCCGGTGCCGGCGGCGGCCAGGCAGGCACCCGCCACCCCGCCACCGCCACCGACCGGCACCACAAGCGCGTCGAGCGGGGTGCCGGCGCGTTCGGCCTGCTCGATCAGCTCCAGGCTGGCGCTGCCCTGCCCGGCGATCACGTCCGCGTGGTCGTACGCGTCGACGAGCGGGTGGCCGGTCTGGTCGCGGAGCGCGTACGCCATCGCCACCCGCTCGTCGAGGCCGGTGCCCGCGAACACGACCCGCGCCCCCGCCGCACCGGCCCGGTCGACCTTCGTCGCCGCCGCGTCGACAGGCAGCACCACTGTCGCCGCGAGCCCGTGCTGGCGGGCCGCCAACGCCACAGCTATCGCGTGGTTGCCGGTGCTCTGCGCGATCACCCCGGTGTGGCCGGCGGCGGCGAGCCTGCCGACGGCCCGCAGCGCGCCGCGCATCTTGTACGAGCCGCCGGTCTGCAGATTCTCCGCCTTGAGCAGGACTCGGCTACCTGCCAGCAGGTCGATCGCCGGGGAGCGCAGCACCGGGGTACGGATCACCCGGCCGCTGAGCCAGCGGGCGGCGTCCTCGACATCGGCCCGGACGGGGCCAGCGGTGGATGGCATCGAACTCCTTTGTCACGGCCCGGACCGCGTCGGTCGTTTTTCGGGCACGCCGAAGGTGGGGATGCCGAGGTGCTCGGCTCCCGGAACGGTGTGGGTGGTGTCAGTTGCCTGCGGGTAGGTGGACGTCCACCCGCAGCCCGCCGTACTCGGCGGGTCGGGCGGCGATGGTGCCGTCGTGTGCCTGGGTGATCGAGCGGACGATGGCCAGGCCGAGACCAGCGCCGCCGCCGTGCGAAGTCCGGTCCCGGGCGAGCCGACGGAACGGCTCGAAGAGGCCGGCGACAGCCTCCGCCGGTACGGGCTGGCCGGTGTTGACAACTGTCAGCGCGGGAGCGGAACCGACAGTGACTGTCAGCGAGCCACCGCGCCGGTTGTACTTGATCCCGTTCTCCACAAGGTTTGTGACAAGGCGTTCGAGAAGCACCCGCTCACCGACGACGACCCTCGGCGCGAGGTGACTCTCGATTGTCACGCCGGCCTCCCGGGCCCGGTCCTGATAGCCGGCGAGC from Micromonospora profundi harbors:
- a CDS encoding SUKH-3 domain-containing protein — encoded protein: MIDRQQAEQLAATWARRDSQRLGHECTAMVDEFDLGYVITSVVPTEARTIPGDLPATVIDKQTGTVTTWPRVPSDVVAEMYRRSQPTGTVAPRTVDPSSLLAREIHRIPAPNTVAHLTVDGRIWTAQGVKGDVPLNHHPLIRTYLDAQPPGELVRGAEAHAELIVVSDVLHEYDHRRAAEGIAPMGRGEAAALLGGARFEIFRIREPGDPAGGPADRPCDSCLAFLVRANVLPDSARGYIETWLAPAAPDPDPGRFPPEVANALVAAGWRPHIGDQIMAAAAVRDITAVSGQVHRHEVFPAAVEAITTFPSLVGARRGRGEQVWISRFDIRPHTMAHTADTLADFGRVLGVRLFPLGTEQQDSILAVDERGRVFALDQAGEWFLGDTVDAAFTTLLLGRAPARVRDDGTWQAD
- a CDS encoding gamma-aminobutyraldehyde dehydrogenase, which translates into the protein MSDQQQLRNFVNGSYVEPADGGYADLIDPCTGEVFAQAPVSGAADVDAAMTAAATAFESWREVTPAERQRAMLKLADAVEARAAELVDAEVRNTGKPRQLTADEELPPAVDQFRFFAGAARLLEGRSAGEYLAGHTSYVRREPIGVCAQVTPWNYPLMMAVWKIAPALAAGNTVVLKPSDTTPVSTLLLAEIAAEFFPPGVFNVVCGDRDTGRTLVSHPTPQLVSITGSTRAGMEVAAAAAPDLKRTHLELGGKAPVVIFDDADVAAAAEAIAMGGYFNAGQDCTAATRVLAGPGIHDDFVAALAEQARNTRTGAPDDADVLYGPLNNANQLARVSGFVDRLPDHAAIQTGGSQQGERGYFYAPTVVSGLRQADEIIQDEVFGPVITVQRFTDEDEAVRWANGVDYGLSASVWTRDHGRAMRMTRRLDFGCVWVNTHIPFVSEMPHGGFKHSGHGKDLSVYSLEDYTRIKHVMHNIEG
- the gabT gene encoding 4-aminobutyrate--2-oxoglutarate transaminase, with amino-acid sequence MTSSEDLHKRRGSAVARGVGSVIPSYVDHAAGGTFTDVDGREWIDFAAGIAVTSVGNAAPKVVEAVRAQVERFTHTCFMVAPYESYVTVCEQLNALTPGGFEKRSALFNSGAEAVENAVKIARHATGRPAVVVFDHAYHGRTNLTMALTAKNMPYKHRFGPFAGEIYRVPMSYPLRDGGLSGTEAAARALEMVEKQVGAENVAALLIEPIQGEGGFVVPAPGFLPALRAWATAAGVVFVADEIQTGFCRTGDWFACEHEGVEPDLVTLAKGIAGGLPLAAVTGRAELMDAVHVGGLGGTYGGNPIACAAALATIDTMHELDLAGAARRIESVLVPRLRAIAERDPRIAEVRGRGAMLAIELVQPGTLTPDPVATAAISAACHAAGLLTLTCGTYGNVLRFLPPLVISDDHLVRAADILDAAFT
- a CDS encoding M15 family metallopeptidase codes for the protein MILLSDPRVAAVPGADDGEPLVDLREFPELRLDGRAADDTGAYAHLRAGVADRLLAAQRALPAGVRLLVIEGYRPYRAQLSIFTGYRDELRRRHPDWPAQRLYRETSKFVSPVEVAPHTTGGAVDLTLCTVDGVELDLGTAVDATPEDSADACFTDAPAIGANARRHRQLIVDALGGAGLVNYPTEWWHWSYGDRYWALMTGAPQTRYGPVDLAVAATAER
- a CDS encoding D-alanine--D-alanine ligase family protein encodes the protein MSAPIRIGILFGGPSAEHEVSCASALGVVRALAGGGYRTVAIGITRSGGFRLLPDAQLAELRDRPAAERAIDDRLTVTGPAVELRSGPRPGTVQVCAGNAPGAVHAELDVLFPVLHGPFGEDGVVQGLLEQLDVPYVGCGILASAVGMNKVAMKRALRAEEIPVTPYVAFDAHTWRETADPEKLVLGLRRPLFVKPASMGSSIGISRVGEGDDLAAAVEEALRHDKHVIVEQGVTGRELECAVLGGWRPEASAVGEVRVAGGWFDYQQKYFGDSDPMIVPAVLPDEVTERIRELSLRAFAAIGGWGLARVDFLYDETTGELYVNELNTMPGFTAHSMYPKVWAATGVGYREVVERLVALARTRHAERPATTGSVR
- a CDS encoding threonine ammonia-lyase yields the protein MPSTAGPVRADVEDAARWLSGRVIRTPVLRSPAIDLLAGSRVLLKAENLQTGGSYKMRGALRAVGRLAAAGHTGVIAQSTGNHAIAVALAARQHGLAATVVLPVDAAATKVDRAGAAGARVVFAGTGLDERVAMAYALRDQTGHPLVDAYDHADVIAGQGSASLELIEQAERAGTPLDALVVPVGGGGGVAGACLAAAGTGITVYGVEPVGCDSLARSLSAGERIPVPPAATIADGLRPSCVGELPFAILRNALRGVVRVDDEQIAAAFRLLLMELKVLVEPSGAAGLAGALRLREERAGGALGERTVGVVLTGGNVEAELAARLTAPRLAELTTVEGAAA